In the genome of Montipora foliosa isolate CH-2021 chromosome 3, ASM3666993v2, whole genome shotgun sequence, one region contains:
- the LOC137995209 gene encoding melatonin receptor type 1B-like, with the protein MDVTNLYTNIPQEEGITPYTQVTYSVIATIAFLGNMCVISIFLRDRKLLKKSYNMLILSLAIADVLTAILLISNPAFVLGDAFPYPENHYLGKIFCQVVWSRMLLFHMVIFSAYICLALAMERWYAVVHPLKYKAAFITKHTLVYIGSSFVWSFLLVLSISFEVGYVPLNPPQRRCKWLLLWEGQSIRTIVGVVQVLLKMAFPSVTMLVLYAHMIYKTSRSTVTSAESKAKFRGKMTRMVGAACLMLIVCLAPGQINFALAMAGKVKLDTKTHHGLSILAFISSCMNPFIYGLSNKNYRLGFQGLLSCKQSCRMRETNFDPQWSQSGKFFQARGVYNGGLGES; encoded by the exons atggatgtcactaacctttacacgaatatcccacaggaggaaggaatcact CCTTATACTCAAGTCACTTACTCTGTCATTGCCACAATCGCCTTCCTTGGAAACATGTGTGTTATCTCTATCTTCTTGCGTGATCGAAAGTTGTTGAAAAAGTCTTACAACATGTTGATTCTTTCCCTGGCAATAGCTGATGTTTTGACGGCCATCCTGTTGATTTCAAATCCAGCTTTTGTTCTTGGCGACGCCTTTCCATATCCAGAAAATCACTATctgggcaaaatcttttgtcaAGTAGTTTGGAGTCGCATGCTCCTTTTCCACATGGTCATTTTCTCGGCCTACATTTGCTTGGCCTTGGCGATGGAGCGATGGTATGCTGTGGTCCACCCTCTGAAGTACAAAGCCGCTTTCATCACAAAGCACACTCTCGTTTATATTGGATCATCGTTTGTGTGGTCTTTTCTCCTCGTCTTGAGCATCTCCTTTGAGGTCGGATATGTTCCCTTAAATCCCCCACAACGAAGGTGCAAATGGTTGCTACTTTGGGAGGGGCAGTCGATTCGCACGATCGTGGGGGTGGTCCAGGTCCTGTTGAAAATGGCATTTCCCAGCGTCACGATGCTGGTGCTATACGCACACATGATTTACAAGACCAGCAGATCCACAGTCACCTCAGCAGAGAGCAAGGCcaaatttcgcgggaaaatgACGCGCATGGTAGGTGCCGCGTGTCTGATGTTGATCGTTTGTTTGGCGCCGGGCCAGATCAACTTTGCTCTGGCGATGGCGGGAAAAGTAAAGCTTGATACTAAGACCCATCACGGTCTGTCGATATTGGCATTCATCAGCAGCTGTATGAACCCATTCATCTATGGTCTGAGCAACAAAAACTATCGCCTTGGATTTCAAGGATTGCTTTCCTGTAAGCAAAGCTGTCGGATGCGCGAGACGAATTTTGATCCGCAGTGGAGTCAATCCGGAAAATTCTTCCAAGCGAGAGGTGTCTACAATGGAGGCTTGGGAGAAAGCTAG
- the LOC137995210 gene encoding uncharacterized protein produces the protein MNLAPLQDIILSHNLNFMFYADDTQIYITLNPNNPTCSTDILRSCIEDVIARNTKNMLNCNQGKTEVVLFSSRFSKNYELLPTFSFGNNTISVTKEARNLGVMFDENLTSMSQINLICKKAMLLIRSIGRIKKYLSKDDLARVVDAFVIPHLDYCNSVLYGLPKSQLHKLQRVQNVAARLVSGVANKTTFRQL, from the coding sequence ATGAACTTAGCTCCGCTTCAGGATATCATACTTAGCCATAATTTAAACTTCATgttctatgctgatgacacacaGATCTACATCACTTTGAACCCCAATAATCCAACTTGTTCTACTGATATTCTTAGATCATGCATTGAAGATGTGATAGCACGGAATACAAAGAACATGCTGAATTGCAATCAAGGAAAAACCGAAGTTGTTCTTTTCTCCTCACGATTCAGTAAGAACTATGAATTATTGCCAACTTTTTCCTTTGGAAATAACACGATCTCAGTCACAAAAGAGGCTCGTAACCTTGGTGTAATGTTTGATGAGAACCTTACTTCCATGTCTCAAATCAATCTGATATGTAAGAAGGCTATGTTATTGATAAGGTCGATTGGTCGCATCAAGAAGTACCTCTCAAAAGATGATCTAGCACGTGTAGTTGACGCATTTGTCATCCCTCAtcttgactattgcaatagtgtGCTATATGGTCTTCCCAAGTCTCAACTTCACAAGCTTCAAAGGGTCCAAAATGTCGCAGCTCGTCTAGTCAGCGGAGTCGCAAACAAGACCACATTTCGCCAACTCTGA
- the LOC137995211 gene encoding histamine H2 receptor-like produces the protein MSTTEASELQTRHISAVITETAIFSLVMILSLLGNLLVCYAVYRNPRLRRPINYYIISLALTDILQASCTMPLSVAFLATGEWSFGAATCSFDAIMKVSLAKASTFNMALMAMNRYCKIVKPTKYQTIFKPRCIVITALLAWSIPFTLAFLSVFGLHQETRPNSGFAMCVIVFDLSSYPVILALMYTPYFVLVFCYWKIYKKVKMHNGNVSWQSSNVADVKISKTLFVTVIGYFSFYMPAHIIFTVSKFAYYSHFPRYLSLLASLFIFMTSCINPFIYGYMNRAFKTEFKKWLIPKRVHSVKTVYLENRIDIAGRD, from the coding sequence ATGTCCACAACCGAAGCGAGCGAGTTGCAAACCAGACACATTTCAGCTGTGATAACAGAAACAGCCATATTTTCATTGGTAATGATCCTTTCACTGCTTGGAAATCTTCTCGTCTGTTATGCTGTTTATCGAAACCCGAGACTACGCCGCCCCATCAACTATTACATTATCTCGCTTGCTCTCACCGACATCTTGCAAGCAAGTTGCACCATGCCACTATCAGTTGCCTTTCTGGCCACCGGAGAATGGTCATTTGGAGCAGCTACCTGTAGTTTTGATGCTATTATGAAGGTATCCTTGGCAAAAGCCTCTACATTTAACATGGCTCTGATGGCAATGAACAGATATTGTAAAATAGTGAAACCAACTAAGTACCAAACAATTTTCAAGCCAAGGTGTATTGTTATCACCGCATTGCTGGCCTGGTCGATACCTTTCACGCTTGCCTTTCTCTCAGTATTTGGTCTTCATCAAGAAACCAGACCAAATTCGGGTTTTGCAATGTGCGTCATTGTATTCGATCTATCTTCTTATCCTGTCATACTCGCCCTTATGTACACGCCTTATTTCGTTCTCGTGTTCTGTTACTGGAAGATttacaaaaaagtgaaaatgcaCAATGGAAATGTTTCATGGCAATCTTCCAACGTTGCCGATGTCAAAATCAGCAAAACCTTGTTCGTCACTGTGATTGGATATTTCAGTTTTTATATGCCTGCTCATATCATATTTACCGTCTCAAAATTTGCGTATTATTCTCATTTCCCACGCTATCTTTCTCTTCTTGCATCTCTGTTTATTTTTATGACCAGTTGCATCAATCCGTTTATTTACGGGTATATGAACCGTGCTTTCAAAACCGAGTTTAAGAAATGGTTGATTCCTAAAAGGGTCCACTCAGTAAAGACAGTATACCTCGAAAACAGAATTGATATTGCAGGCCGTGATTAG